The following proteins are encoded in a genomic region of Comamonas resistens:
- a CDS encoding ABC transporter substrate-binding protein: MLGPLSAMAAPVLQPVGGRAFHILMITFRGETDVDKGFRAYLADAGLQVRYTVRDVQQDVSRIPAILQEAKALAPDLIYVWGTPVTLAVVGPYDEPDTQRRYVHDIPVVFALVAAPVQSRIVPRLDVPGRKVTGAVHVVPPEVQLRVMQNYRPFTKLGVLYNGAEPNSRAIVAQARVFCQRQGAELVERTFHTNEQGQPVGDGVEDLVAQIHAAGAQWLYLLPDTFLGTLYGRITPAALQLQLPSFGAAELAVRSGGALLGLVSRYYSVGQLAGAKAVDILVGGKPAGALPVETLKRFSLLVNMRVAHSLRMYPPIDMLNYAEVIAVGDAAAFSS; this comes from the coding sequence ATGCTTGGACCGCTGTCTGCCATGGCTGCTCCGGTGTTGCAGCCGGTGGGCGGCCGGGCTTTCCATATTCTGATGATCACTTTTCGTGGTGAAACCGATGTGGACAAGGGCTTCCGGGCCTATCTGGCCGATGCCGGGCTGCAGGTACGTTACACGGTGCGCGATGTGCAGCAGGATGTCTCCCGCATTCCTGCCATCCTGCAGGAAGCAAAGGCGCTGGCACCGGACCTGATCTATGTCTGGGGCACGCCCGTCACGCTGGCCGTGGTGGGACCCTATGACGAACCCGACACGCAGCGACGCTATGTGCACGATATTCCCGTGGTCTTTGCGCTGGTGGCCGCGCCTGTGCAGTCGCGCATCGTGCCGCGGCTTGACGTACCGGGGCGCAAGGTGACAGGAGCCGTGCATGTGGTGCCGCCCGAGGTACAGCTGCGCGTCATGCAGAACTACCGGCCTTTCACCAAGCTGGGCGTGCTCTACAACGGAGCCGAGCCCAATTCACGGGCCATCGTGGCCCAGGCCAGGGTTTTTTGCCAGCGCCAGGGCGCTGAGTTGGTGGAGCGTACCTTTCACACGAATGAGCAAGGCCAGCCCGTGGGCGACGGCGTGGAAGACCTGGTGGCGCAAATCCACGCCGCAGGCGCGCAATGGCTGTACCTGCTGCCCGACACCTTCCTGGGAACGCTGTACGGTCGAATCACCCCCGCAGCATTGCAGCTGCAACTGCCGTCCTTCGGTGCGGCGGAGCTGGCCGTGCGCTCGGGCGGTGCGTTGCTGGGGCTGGTCAGCCGCTATTACTCGGTGGGACAACTGGCTGGCGCCAAGGCCGTGGACATCCTGGTCGGCGGCAAGCCGGCAGGCGCACTGCCCGTGGAAACGCTCAAGCGCTTTTCCCTGCTGGTCAATATGCGCGTCGCCCATAGCTTGCGCATGTATCCGCCCATCGACATGCTCAACTACGCTGAAGTCATTGCCGTGGGCGATGCAGCGGCCTTCTCGTCATGA